GCGATCCTGCCACGACTCGACGGTGTCGTATCCCTCATCGCCGTGAATCAGGGAGAGTATGTTGAGTTGCGCGGGGGTTGCGGGGCGGTCGGCATCGGATGGCAATGGCCCGTTTGGGTCAAGAATGTTCCACACGCGCACACTCCCCTTTCGTTAGCCCTGAGTCCGCACCCGCCGGCGGCGCGCACCGCTGCCCGCCGCGAAGTCGAGCGAGATGATACGCAGGATGTCATCTTAGCCGCCAAATTACATCTATGTCATCTTTGCCCTACTCGATCGAATTCGCAACCGCTGCGGGTACTTTGTCCTAGAGAATGTCGTTGCGGGCATCACATCGCGAAAGGGCCCTTTGCGTCCCGACCCCGATCATTTTCACAGCGAACTATCATGGTTTCCCGTGGCTACCAAGATCCTCATCGACGCAGTTCGCACCCTGCAATCGCTTGGCCAGCGCCCGGCACTTTCCTGGTATGGACACGGCGGCGAACGCATCGAGCTTTCGGGCTCGGTTCTACTGAACTGGCGCAACAAGACAACCAACTTTCTCATCGACGAGTTCGACGCCCACCCCGGAACCCACATCGCGGTTGACATCCCGCCCCACTGGCGGGCCGTGGTGTGGTACCTCAGCGCGTGGACGTGCGGCGCGACCGTCATCGCGAACGGCGATGCCCCGATCGCCGTCACATCGAATCCTGCGGCGTGGGTCGAGCGGGCCGACGAAATCGTGGCCGTCCCGCTGCCGTCTCTTGCACGGCGGTTCGAGGAGGACCTGCCCCCCGGGGCCATAGACGCCGGCCCGGCCGTCATGGGAAGCGCGGACGCGCTCGGGTACGTCCCGCAAACGAATGCCGACCTGACCGCCGTGCGGCACGGCGGGGTCGACACGTCCTTTTGGGATCTGGACGACTGGGGGCGCTCGTCGCTGCACGACCTCGAATCGGAACGCGTTGTTATCGACGCGCGGACGGCTCCGACGGCGTCCGTCGTTCGCTCCGTCATCTCGACGTGGGCGCGCGGAGCGGCGGCGGTGGTGGTTTCGGATCAGGCGCTGGACGACCCCGCGATCGAGAGCGTTGCCCGGGTCGAAAACGCGGCTCTGCATCTAGGATAAGGCCACCGAAGTAGACTGGGCGGGGCGGGTTCGCGGCACGAACAGGTGCGCCCATAGGAAGCCCTTCGGTGCAGTTCGGCACCGCGCCGCGCCCCGCCCCGCACGACGTTTCTAAATCCCGTAGCAAGGACCACCAGTGCTTCACATTCGCCCACACCAGGCCGAGCCTGAATCCGCCCCAAGCCCGGCGCGTCAAATCGTCCCGCTGTTGGCCGTGCTCCTCACCGTTGTTGTCGGGGCCGGATTCGGCATCTATGCCGTGTGGCTGGCCGCGATCGGCGCGCCTGCCCAGTGGGTCAGCGCGTGCGGGCCCCTATTGCTGCTCGCGGGCGTCGCCCTGAACATTTATGGGACGGAACGCGAAACCGGTGGCGTGACGCAACTGGCATCGTTTTCGGCGAACGCGCTGACCGGCTTCGCCGCGGCGCAGATGGCCGGCGGATCGCAGCGGGTCGCGGCCGCTGTCCTTATCTGCGTCGTCCTGCTGTTGCAGGTGGGCGGT
This is a stretch of genomic DNA from Rarobacter incanus. It encodes these proteins:
- a CDS encoding TIGR03089 family protein — encoded protein: MATKILIDAVRTLQSLGQRPALSWYGHGGERIELSGSVLLNWRNKTTNFLIDEFDAHPGTHIAVDIPPHWRAVVWYLSAWTCGATVIANGDAPIAVTSNPAAWVERADEIVAVPLPSLARRFEEDLPPGAIDAGPAVMGSADALGYVPQTNADLTAVRHGGVDTSFWDLDDWGRSSLHDLESERVVIDARTAPTASVVRSVISTWARGAAAVVVSDQALDDPAIESVARVENAALHLG